The window CGCCAAAGCCGGAATTTCGCGGAGCTCATTCCTAGGCATGTTTTGAGTTCACCTCAACCCACCGGATACGGAGTATCCGGCGACAATGATTCTGCGCATGTTGGCAATCGCCTCAAACGTCAACGTGCATCGTTTTGGCACGCCAGCTGCTTTTTCTTCCCGCGTGTTCGCGCTCTTCTGTCATTTTGACTGCGGAGCTCCGCAACGTGACGAACATGTCAGCTTTTTGTTTTTCGTCAAATATTCCGCAAGAACCGCCTGTTTTGGCGCAACGTACAAAATAGCTAAGGGACAACTTTCGAAACCTAGGAGGAAATTCAATCATGCAAACATCGGCTAATAATACGTTTTCCCGCTGGGCGATGGGCTCGGTGCTCACCATCGCGACGCTGACGTCGGCGGGCTATTTTCTTGAGTCAACACATCTGCTGTCGCCCAATCATGTGACAGCAGCCCCGGCAGCGCCGGTGGTAGCAACTCCCAAGGCTCGCGAAGATTTGTCGCATGCCAATTCGCTGTCGGAAGCGTTTCGTAACTCCTCGAACCGCGTCCTTCCAGCCGTCGTCGCGATTCAAAACATTCAACAGCCGAAGCTGGTGCAGCGCGAAATGCCGCGCAACATGCCCCGCGGTGGCGGCATGCGGCAAATGCCGCCGGGCATGGGCGAACTCGACCCGCTGCTGAAGCGATTCTTTGAAGGCATGCCGGAAGGTGAGTTCGATGGCCGCGGTGGCGAAGGCGCGCCGGGTCGACAAATGCCAGGACGCGAAAGCAGCGGCTCGGGCGTGATCATCGATCCTGCCGGTGTGATTCTCACGAACAATCACGTCGTCGCTGGCGGCGGCAAGTTGCGTGTGAAGTTGCATGACGGTCGCGAGTTCGATGCAGTAGATGTGAAGACCGATACAGGCACCGATCTCGCCGTGATCAAGATCAAAGCCAACGGCTCGCTGCCGTATGCCGCGCTGGGTGACAGCGATCAGATGCAGATTGGTGATTGGGTGCTCGCGCTCGGTCAGCCGTTTGGTCTGCAAGACACCGTGACTGCCGGCATCATCTCGGCGAAGGGCCGCGACATTGGCATCACGCGTCACAACGAGTTCCTGCAAACCGATGCTGCGATCAATCCGGGTAACAGTGGTGGCCCGCTCGTGAATCTGCAAGGCGAAGTCGTCGGCATTAATACCGCGATCAGCAGCAGCAGCGGCGGTTTTCAGGGGATCGGCTTTGCCGTACCTGTGAACGTTGCCAAGTGGGTCAGCTCGCAGTTGCTCAAGGATGGCTCGGTGCATCGCGCTTACCTGGGCGTCGGCATTCAAGCTGTTGACCAGACGCTAGCCGATCAATTGGGGCTCAGCACGTCGCAAGGCGCACTGATCACCGATGTGCAAAAGGATTCGCCGGCCGCGCAAGCGGGTGTGCAAGCGCAAGACGTGATCGTGGAATTTGCCGGCAAGCCGGTGAACAGCCCACGCTCGCTGCAAGCCGTTGTCGGTCGTGCCGATCTCGGCAGCAAGCAGCCGATGGTTGTGCTCCGCGATGGCAAACGGGTCACACTGCAGGTGAATATCAAGGAACAGCCGAAGGGCTACGGAGAGGTTGCCAAGTTCAATGAAGAAGAAGGCTCGGGCCCACGCAAGCCAGAGTCGTCGTCATTCGAAAACCTGGGCCTCGATGTCGCGCCGCTGACCGCTGATCTGGCGAAACAGCTGAGCGTGAAGGCTGACGCTGGCGTTGTTGTGACCGACGTCGAAAACGGCTCGGCTGCGGCGAACGCCGGTCTGCAGCAAGGCGATGTCATCGCGCAGGTCGGCCGCACGCCGGTCAAGAGTGTCGATGAATTCCGCGCTGCGGTGAAGAAGGCCGACCTCGATAAAGGCCTGATGTTGCTCGTGAAGAGCAGCGAAGGTTCGCGCTTCGTCGTCCTGAAGAACTAAGCAAGTTGGAGTGCCGCCTGCAGGCGGTCTTCCGACACCAACGAGAGTGGCGTGGAGGTTAAAAACTTCACGCCACTTTTTTGCGCGGATGCAATCGACTTACCAGTACGACGTATTTCCGGTCCACGGAAAGTAACTCGGTCGCTTGCCGCCAAAGCGGTATTCCACGCCCATCATCAGGCTGAAATTATTCATCGGATCGACGTGCGCTCCGCTGAAAGAAAGATTCGCGGTGGCATCGAAGCGAATGGTGAACCAGGGAGATTGATACATCTTCAAGCCGACGCCCAGCGGCATGGTGAGGACGGTATCGTCGATTCCCTGGCCTGCTTCGTTCATGTAACGGGCATTCATAAAGCCCAGGCCGGCGAGCAAGTAAGGCCGCCAGCGCGAATCGCCCCACGGGTAATGCAGCAGAGCCAGATCGACATAGTATTCGCGAGCTGGATCACTGATCGGCGTGCCGGCGACGTTGAACGTCTCCACGCGCGAATAAGCGTAGCGGGCTTCCCAGCCCCAGAAGTGATCGAAGTCGTGACCGAGCCGCAAGCCGACGATCGGCCCGCTATCGGAATAGACGTGATCCTCGAGTATGTCATCGGCGATCATGCCGCCAACAAACACGCCGACGTACCACGGCCGATTCAGCCAACTGGTGCCGGTGAGCGGATCGCCCCAACCGGTGTGTCGGCCGGCATCGTTCGGATCGTTGTGCGAAAACCACGGCTCGCGCGCCGGGTATGCCTGGCCATGATGATTGCCAAAACGGCCGCCGCCGTAGTGATCCATCGCGGGCGCATCGGCAGGCCAAGCCTGGTTAGGATCGCCCTCGATGTATTGCTCCGGCTGTGAACCAGGAATGGGCACACCCGGCGGCTGCTGCGGCTGCGTCTCCATCGGTGCCGCCCCCATTGGTGAAAGACGCAACGGCGTGGGCAGCGTTTCCTGCGCTTGGGTAGGTTTCACATTGGGATCGATGCGTGTGAGCGCGATCGACTCGGACGACGAGCGGAGCGGATTGGTCGGCGCGTTGGCCGTGCCGCTGCTGCCGACTTTGCGAATTGGGTTTTGTCCCCACGCTTCACTCGCTGAGCACAACGCTAGCGCGCAACAACAGCCGATCGCCAGCAGGGCGAGGCGGTATGTCGGCCAGCGAAGGTGTGAGAAAAGTAATTGCATGAGCGCAGGGAATCGTGAGATTTTTTGGCGGCGGGATTGTGCTGATGCAGCCCCGCGGCGTCAAGGCGAAATTGGGCCGCTAGCAACCGATTCGGCCCGAAGAAATGACGTGCGCCGGGAATTGAGAGCCCGGCATTAGAAGTTCGCAGGCAAGGAAGGTCCGCCGCGCGCAGCCACTCGTCTCTCCAGCGAGTGCTGCGCGCAGCGGCCTGAGCGGCCACTCGATTGATTCGTGCCGGGACCGCTTGAGGTCGATCCCGGTCAAAGATGACGCGTTGTCAACGCTATCGAGTTTGCCTCGCGGCTAGTTCCAACAACAACTACACCAGAGCAGCAAGACGCGGATCAGTTGCTCTTTAAAAGTCGGTTCCGCAGCGACGGCACGGGGCGGCACTGGCGACGGTGAAATCGCTTCGCGGGCCCGGCGGACGGTTGCGCTGAACTGGCTCGTAATTCGACTGACTCGCATCGGCTGTTTGTCGCTACTTAAACGTGTTTGAACTCACGCGTGCTGAAGTCGCACGACAGGCCTCTCTTGGCGAATCGCGTGCCAACGTTGAAACTGCGCCGAAAAGCGTGAATTTCGCGGAAATTCAGCAGCGCGCGGCGAGAAGGCAATGTGCTGGATCCCGTCGACCCAGCAAATGTGCGCGAGACCCAGCAGGAGTCATGGCCGAGCCGATGTTTGGTGGCTAGTGCGGCTTGCCGGGCACTAGCGGCCCAAGAGATGATCGGCGAACCGCCGGTCGAGATCGGGAAGCCGCCGACGCAGACGCCGGCTGAGCGGCTCTGGCTGTTGATTGGCGCGGAGCTCGGAGATGTAGTTGACGAGCTCTTCGTGAGCTTCGCGCGGGCCGTGCAGCATGAAGTGAACCCAGGCGAACGAGTCGCGATATTCGTCTCGACCGAGCTGTTCAAAATCGGTGATGGCTTCGAGCGTGGGGAGTGCTGGCGGCTCAGCCGTTTGCAGCAACCGGCGCAGGTCGGCGAGGTGCGGATTGTTCGACGAGCGATCGTTCTTGTGGACTTCGAAATACTCGGCGAGTCCTTCGTCGAGCCACAGCGGCAAGCCGTTCACCACGGTGTGCAGCAGTGCGTGAGTCGCTTCGTGGCGGACATCGATTTCAAAATCGTCCCCCTTCGCGGCGAAAACCATCCCCGGCCCCTTCGACTTGATGAACAGGGCCCGGCGATAAGGAATGCGGGGAAAGTAGGTCTTCAGATAGTTTTGATAGGCTTCGCGATCATGAAACAGAAAGAGGTGCACCGACTCGCGCGAAGCCGGCAAACCGAGGATCTCGGTGAGGTCGCGCGAAAGATCGCCCAGCTGATTGAGGAGTAGTTCATCGCGGCCGAATTGAAAATCGGCATGGCAACGGAAGATGCCGATGGTCTTCTCGGCTGGCCAGCGCGACTCTTGCGCAGCGCCGCTGGCGGCAAGAATCAGTAGCAGCAGGAGTGCACCGCAGCTCGACGCCAGAGAAACTGCGCAGCGAATTGGAAGCAGTGATAGCATCGCGCAGGTTCGCCATCCACAGAGAAGACCCGGCTGGGAAAGGGGTGGGAATGTACCGATGCGTTCGACAGCCGGTCAAGGCGAATCTGTGAAGATTGCTGGATGGCAGCAGGCGGCAGATCAGACTCCACCGAGCTTGCTCGGTGGTGAAACGATTTTGCACCAGACCGCATCCCCAGAGAGCGTTGCCCCCTCCGAGCTTGCTCGGTGGAGCACATGATTGAAGCTGCGGCGAAATCACTCGCTCCACCGACCAGAGATCGGTGGGGGCGAAAGGCATACGGAATCGCCCTGCTAGTGCAAAATCACGGCTCCACCGAGCAAGCTCGGTGGGGGCCAAGCCACCAGCAGGTTCTCTCCTGCGACCTACACTTGCCCGTAGGTAAGCATCGCAGGCTCGTTCCTGGTTCCGATTATGTCGACTGAAACAAATGCACCGACCGATCCCGGCTTGCTCGCGCGGCGAGTCTGGCTCGCGCCGATCTGCTTGTGCCTAGTGGCTGCCGTGCATTTGTATCGCGTGGCAACGGCTGGCCAAACGCCCTGGAAGGGCGGCAGCTTCGGCATGTTCTCGACGATCGACAGCGAAGGCGCCCGCTTCGTTCATGCCTACGTTCAAACCGCCGCGGGCCGAACGCCGGTGCAGATTCCGAACGACCTCGATAAAAAAGTCGCCGAACTCCGGGCCGCGCCGAATCAAGAACTCGCCGACGAAATCGCGCGGCGGCTCGCCAAACGCTACTGGTTCGACCCACAACTCCGGCAGGCACAACTGAACGAACAACTACGTCGGCAACCGGTCGATGTCCCCCTGACCGGCGAACGGCTGCGCGAAATGCGCCGCGGATCAGCCGTCACGAACGTCTCGCTGCCGACAACTGTGCTCGCCGCGACAAGCGACCCCGAATCGGCGGCGACGATTCCGTTTGACTTGGTGCGGGTAGAAGTTTGGAAACAAACGATGAGCCCGGGCACGACGCGGCTCGTACCGCAGTTGCTGTTCTTCTCTTCGCTACCGATCACGGAGAAGAGGCCATGATTGCCATTTCTCCGCCGAGCTGGCAAAAGTCAGCCGTTGAATCGCCGCCGACGCAACTGCCGCCGCGCTGGTTGCAGCTCGATCCGTTCGTGGTGCTGCCGCCGCTCACGCTGCTGCATCTGCTCGTCCACGCGCCACAGGCCTGGTATCTGCAGCTCTTGCTGTTGCCGTTGTTCGCGGCCGGGCTGGTGTTTCGCCGTTGGCTCAATACACCGGCATTCTGGTATCTGACGGCGGCGCTGCTGGGAACGACGATTTATCTCAACTGGGAATCGTCCGACAATCACAAGTACCTGTTCGTCTATTGGTGCCTGGCCCTTTGCTCGACCTTCTCGATGCCGCGCAGCGATCAACCCGAAACGCTGCGCCGCAGCAGTGGGTTGCTGATCGCGCTCTGCATGCTGTTTGCCATGGCTTGGAAGGCCTGCACGCCGCAGTACCTCGACGATCGGTTCTTTACGTATGAACTGATCGCCGACGAACGCTTCGCGCACTTCACTTCGTGGACGACTGGTCTGCCGTTGGAAACACTCGCTGCCAATCGCGAGCTGCGCGATCTGCAGCAGAGCTATCCTGCCGGCGTCACCGTTCCCACAGTCGAACTGTCGGGCGGCGGGCAAGTGAAGTTCCTCGCGCACTTTCTCACGTGGTGGACGGTGCTGATCGAAGGTTTGATCGGCGGATTGTATTTGTTGCCGTCGAATCGCTGGACGAACCGCGCGCGCAATTTGCTCCTCATTCTCTTTGCCGTAACGACCTACAGCGTCGCGCCGGTGCGCGGCTTCGGCTGGATGCTGATGCTACTCGGTCTGGCGCAATGCCCGCGCGACGAGTGGCGATACCGCTGGGGTTTTCTCGGCGGCATGCTCCTCATCCAAGCCTACATGCTGCCGCTTGGTCAGATTATTCAGATTGTGGGAAGAGGCTGAGGTTATTTGATGTGGGCACGCAGGGGCTTCTTTGCATGAGGCGGGCTGCGAGCGATAATGCCGCTACCTCTCATTCGCCAACTTCCGCCTCTGGATGTCTTGCTATGTTCCGCACCATTCTTGCGCTGTTCGTGTTTTTCTTCGTCACCGCTCCCCTCTTCGCTGAAGAAGCTCCCGAGAAGCCGCTCACGGTCGAAGAGGCGCTCGCCAAAGCCGGCAGCGATGTCTATGTCGAGTTGACGATTCAATCGGCCAAGAATCTGCTCGCCGATCGCGGCGCGGTTTACCTCGATAGCGAAAAGAACTTCCGCGATCCCAAGAACATCGCGATCACCATCACCAAAGCCGCCGCTGCCGATTTGAAGAAGACTGGCATCGAGGATCCCGCCGAGCACTTCAAGGGTAAGACCGTGCGCGTCCGCGGCAAGCTCAATCTCAAAGACAAGATCGCCCGCCTCGAGGTGAAAGAGGCGAAGCAGATCGAACTGGTGAAGTAACTCCACTAGTGTTGAATGCATCCGGTTCAGCCGCCAGGCGCTAGCCTCCGGCTTCTTCCTGCTTGCTGATCCGTAGGTAGTGCTGATCGCTGCTGCGCGCTCTTGGTTTTCGGCCGATTCACTCAGGCACCTAGCTGGGGTATTTTGGTACCGCACTTCTTGTCTTGCGGCTCTCCTCAGCAGGCTTATCCATGTATCGGAACCCGGCGGCACTCAGCGCGGACAGCATTGTGACGCTCGAAAAAATCCTCGAGCCGATGCGGAAACAAGATCGTGAAATTGCCGACCGCCTGATGAAGTACATCATCGATGGCGACGAAGAGTCCGTACTGAACAAGATGTGGGAAGCGGGCAAGGACCTGCGTTTGGGCGCGCTGGAGCAGTATGGTTTTCAAGCCGATCCTATTTCTTGGCAGACGTTTTTTCGTGACTTGACCAACTTTGATATCGAGCTATTTCAGCGGTTTATCAAGGTCTTCGAGGCTGCCGTTTGCAATGCACCAAAGGATCGCTTCTTGTTGCAAAAGTGGCTGGGAAACTCGCGCGGCTTGGAGGTGCTGCTACAAGAGGCAAATCGAATCACTGGGCAGTTCTACACCACCGACCGTAAGCCCGCGAATTTTCCCTTTCCGTTGATCGAACAGCTGCTGAAGGAAGCGGGCGCTGACATCGACAAGTATTTACACGGCATTTTTGAATTTGATGAGAAGCGACCCTGGGATTCTCAAGTCCGCAAGCAACTGCGTCTTGGTATGCAAGGTCTCGGGCCCGTGCTGGCCGAGCGGCGGTCATTGGTCGTGCCCTATTTGCTGGAAGGACATGTCATATCGCGAGTGTCCGCCCTCGAAACGCTCATCGATGCTAACGTGCCGCTGGCGGTGTTTGTCGAAGAGTTGGCTACGTGCGCAACCGAGTCCTCGAAACAAGTTCGCGATGCCGCCTGGCCGGTGCTGCGGAAGGTCTCCGACGAAGCTCGGCCGCACGTCGAACGCTTGGCCCGCGAAGGTGATCGCAACCAGCGTGAGCACGCGATTCGTTTGTTAGGCCGTTTCTACGGCGAGCAGACTTTGCCGCTGCTGCGCGAGTTGCTCGAAACCGAAAAATCGGCGCCGGTGCGCGAAGTGCTGCAAGCGGCACTCGGCGAAGTGAAGACCGCAACGGCGGAGCCACTTGTGCTCGAAGTGCCGCCACTCCCGCCGCTAGATTTGCACGCGCCCGTCACACCTGCTCTCCGGCAAGCGATTGAAGCGATCGCTGGTGGCCACGAAAAGCAGCGCGCGATTCACAACGAGAAGTTCAATAACCCAGCTGCCAATCCGCACCTTCATCCCAATCATCGGCTCGAATCACTGCCGAAAGATTGGGTCGATGCTGTGTGCGCGATTCTGGCAGGCAAGCGAGAGCCTGCCGCGCAGTCGCACGGATACTTGCAGGAAGCTGGGCTCTACGGTGGATACCTGAAAGGGGACATTACCGCTGCTCACCAGCGATTGTTGGAGAATCCCGATCTGCAACTGATTCAACTGGTTCGTTGGCTGGTGGTCATTCATGCGATTCCGCTGAGCGGCCGAAAAGCTGTGGAATCGCAGGCGATTGATTCGATTGAAAAGTATCGCGCGACGCATTCACCGCCGATCACGCTGGCCGAACTCGGCGCCGCTGTGGAGGCGGTGGGAGCTGATAGCGGCAGCCTCCTGCAATTGTCCCTCTATGAATATTGGCAAGCCTTCGACTGGGAAGCCGAAGCCGTGTGGCCTTACCTGTATGCAAATCTGGCAGCTCTCGAACGTTCGTTCATTCCGGTGCAAACGACCGACTACCAGACGAGATACGAAAGTGAATGGCAGCGCGCCGGTGCATTTCGGTTGCTGCGCAAATTCCCCGTCGTGCCACCGGCCATCGTCGGCAAAGTGTGGGAACTCGCCATCAGCACAAACAAACACGAGCGACAACAAGCGCAACCGATTGCAGCGAGACTTCCCGACTTGCAAGAGCGATTAGCCACGGCGCTCAGCAGCGGCAGCTTTCAAACACGACAAAATGCAGCCGAATGGATCGGGAGGTTGGGAGACAAGGTAGCAATCAAACCGCTCGTGGTCGCAGCCAAGAACGAGAAACAAGACGCCACGTTCGATACGATGTTGACCGCGCTCGAGCGACTTGGCGAATCGATCTCGCCGTTTCTCGATCGCGAAAAACTGCAAGCCGATGCGCAGAAGAATCTTGCGAAGGGCCTGCCGACAGCCCTCGTCTTTTTTCCCTTCGACACGCTGCCAGGAGTTCGCTGGCAAGATAGCGGCAAGCCAGTTCCGACGGAAACGCTCATCTGGCTGATTGTGCAGAGCTTCAAATTGAAGACGGCGGAGCCCGGCGCGCTCCTTAAGCGTTATTGCGAACTCTTTCGCAAGAATGACCGCGAGGAGTTCGGCAACTTTGTGCTGCAGGCCTGGCTTGGTCAGGATTTGAAACGTGGGTTGACCGATGACGAAGCCCGTGCAAAAGCCAAGAAGAATGCGCCGCAGCAATGGCAGTATTATCAGCACAGCATCCAGTGGTATCAGAACAACAAGCAGCCCATTCCTGCGGGCTTTCCGCAGAGTCAGTCGGCACTCGAAGATCAGCTCTTTGCACAATATCAACGCGAGGTCGGCTCCGCCGTTGCGGAGAAAGGCATGCTCGCCGTGGCCGGCGCTTGCTGTGGCGATGCTGCCGTCGGGCCGGTGCAGCGGTATTTGAAAGAGTGGTATGGCTATCGCGCGGCGCAGTGCAAGGCGCTCATCGCCATGCTCTCCGGCGTCGATCGGCCGCTGGCGATTCAATACATTCTCTCGATTTCGAATCGCTTTCGCACGAAAGGAATTCGCGAAGAGGCCGAGAAATACATTCAGCTGCTCGCCGAGCGCAAGGGCTGGTCGCTCGATGAACTGGCCGATCGGACGATGCCGACGTGCGGACTCGATGACGAAGGAAAACTCGAGCTCGACTTCGGCCCGCGCAAGTTTCTGCTGCGCGTGAATGCCGATTTGGAGCTGACCGTTTACGACGCCGAAGGGAAGGCGTTGAAAAAACTCCCCGATCCGCGCAAAGATGACGACGCTGAACTCGCGAAGGCCGCGAAGAAAACCTACTCGGTGGCCAAGACCGAAGTGAAAAAGCTATTTGGCCTGACGCAGACGCGGTTATATGAAGCGATGTGTACCGAGCGAACTTGGCCGCTTGCCGATTGGGAGTTGTATCTGCATCAGCATCCACTCGTGCGGTTTCTAGTGCAGAGACTCGTGTGGGCGGTGCTCGTTGATGGCGAGGTGGTGCAGACTTTTCGGCCGCTCGATGACGGCTCGTTTACGGACTTCGAAGACAATCCCGTCACCCCGCCCGCTGGTAGCTCGATTCGCGTCGCGCATGCCTGCAACGTGTCGCCGGAGACCACGCAGGCTTGGGCACAACACCTTTCCGATTACGATGTCACGCCGTTATTTGCGCAGTTCGCTCGCGCTCCGTATGAGTTGCCGGCAGCGAAACAAAAGACGACGAGCGCCGACGATTTCCAAGGACATCTCGTCGAAGCCTTCAAGCTCCGCGGCTTGGCGACGAAATTCGGCTACACCCGCGGTCAGGCCGAGGATGGCGGTTGGTTCTACAGCTATTCGAAAGCATTTCCCGGCCTGGGCATCGAAGTGCTACTAAGCTTCAGCGGGAACGGCTTACCGGAAGAGAACCGCACCGTCGCACTCACAACGATGAGCTTCGCAAGAAAATCGCCGGGTCGCGACAGCGGTTACAACCGCGCTGGCAATCTCCAACTCAAGGACGTTCCCAGCGTGCTGCTTGCCGAATGCCTCGGCGACATGAAGACAATCGCCGCGGCGGGAAGCGGTTTCGATGCCGAGTGGGAGAAGCGGCTGTAGCCCCGCCCACGCTACTGCGCGGCAGCCGTCGCTTTCGCTGCCGCTGCAGCAGCCATCTCGGCGCGGATTTCATTCATCGGCTCGATCACATCGTCAACCTTGTCATCGAACAGATCGCCAATCAAGAGATCCGTAAGGTGTCCCTTCAAGTTGGGATGCTTCTTCACGAACCGGCCGAAGCTAAAGCCGTCGTAGTATTCGCAGACGAGACGCTTCATGCGGTTCATGCCAGTGATGAAATCGGGGCCCCATTTGCCGAGTTGCGCAGCCGATGTGTCGCCTTTGCTCAAACCTTCGGCCACGGCATCGCCGCAGACCGAACCCGAACGGAGCGCGAGGAGCACGCCGGACGAGTAGAGCGGATCGAGGAAGCCAAAGGCATCGCCCACCAGCGCCCAGCCATCGCCGGCGACTTGCGTCGAGCGATAGGTGTATTCCTTGGCCGCTCGCATCGGCGCGACTTGTTTGGCATTGGTGAGTCGCGGCTGCAGGCCGGGGCAGCGGGCGACTTCTTCGTTGTAAATGTCTTGCAGATCTTTCGACGCGCGGTTCTGAAAAAGATACGAGTGCTCGGCAACGACGCCGATGCTGACAATGTTGTTGTGCAGCGGGATGTACCAGAACCAACCCTTCTTACCTTCCGTTTGCATCACGTGCGTGGCGCCTTCGTCGCGGCCTGTGTCGCGATAGGCATTTTCCCAGTAGCTCCAAACGGCGGCTTTTTTCAGATCGTTGTCCCACACTCGCAGCCCAAGTTTCCCGAGCAGCAGCGAGCTTTGACCGCTGGCATCGACGACGACCTTGGCTCGCACTTCGCGCTGCTGGCCGTTTTCATCTTCCACCTTCACGCCGACCGCGCGAGTTCCTTCGAACAGCACATCGAGCACGCGCACCCCTTCATGCACCTGCACGCCATGTTCGGCGGCATTGCGGAGCATCATCAGGTCGAACTCGCTCCGCAGCACTTGCCAGGTTTGCGAGCACTCGTGCGGCTTGTTGTCGTGAAAGTAGAACGGCTCCGACAGACGGCCTTTGTCGGTGACAAATTGCACGCTGAACTTTTTGACGAAGTGGCTTCCCTTCATCTTGTCGAGCATGTTGAGCCGCTTGAGGACCCAATACGTTTCGGGAATCAAGGATTCGCCGATGTGGAACCGCGGAAAGCGCTCGCGCTCGAACAGCTGCACCTTGTGACCGTGCTGCGCGATGATCGTGGAGACCGTTGCACCGGCGGGACCGCCGCCGATCACAACGACATCGGTGGTTTCGACAGCAGGGTTTTCGGCAGGCGATGAAGAAGTGGTCATCAGCAAAATCCTGTGGAGAGAAGGGTTCCCAGGCAGGTCAATTGCACAATAGTTGTTTCAACAAGTGTCGTCAAGAGCTGAGGTCTGAATGCCTCGTAGCTGTGCGTTTTTCAGCGCGAGGGCGACAAACTGTCGGCGCGGGACGCAAGCAATGACCAGAAATGGCACCGCATGGTGGGGCCGGTGTTCAACTGAGATTGAAAACGAAAAATTCAGCGCGGTATTAAAATCGCTTTCGCTTTACGAATGAGTTATCGTGAGATCACCACCGCGATCGAGTTGCATTTGGGAAGAGGCGATGGTTCCCTGCCAACTTTCGACCTGCATGCGGAAGGCGTCCCATGTCGCACGATGTGCGGGTAATTGCCGCGACTGATTTTTTGCCGACAACTGTCGAAGGCAACATTGTCTTTGAGAGCAGCGACCAATTCCTGCGGCAAATCGCCGTGGCTTGCGATCAGCACGATCAGCACCACGTGCTGTTCGATGCTACGAAGCTCCCCGAAAAGAGCTTATCGGTGATCGAGCTCTATCAACTGGGAAGCGGCCTGCAGCAATACGGCTTTGGAGCAACGCATCGCATTGCAATTGTCTGCAGCCCCGGCGAAAGTGCGCAGCGGGGAAAGTTCTTTGAGCTGGTCGCCGTCAATCGCGGCGCAAACGTGCGATCGTTCGATAAGGTCGAAGAA is drawn from Anatilimnocola floriformis and contains these coding sequences:
- a CDS encoding porin family protein, which translates into the protein MQLLFSHLRWPTYRLALLAIGCCCALALCSASEAWGQNPIRKVGSSGTANAPTNPLRSSSESIALTRIDPNVKPTQAQETLPTPLRLSPMGAAPMETQPQQPPGVPIPGSQPEQYIEGDPNQAWPADAPAMDHYGGGRFGNHHGQAYPAREPWFSHNDPNDAGRHTGWGDPLTGTSWLNRPWYVGVFVGGMIADDILEDHVYSDSGPIVGLRLGHDFDHFWGWEARYAYSRVETFNVAGTPISDPAREYYVDLALLHYPWGDSRWRPYLLAGLGFMNARYMNEAGQGIDDTVLTMPLGVGLKMYQSPWFTIRFDATANLSFSGAHVDPMNNFSLMMGVEYRFGGKRPSYFPWTGNTSYW
- a CDS encoding DUF4132 domain-containing protein, with translation MYRNPAALSADSIVTLEKILEPMRKQDREIADRLMKYIIDGDEESVLNKMWEAGKDLRLGALEQYGFQADPISWQTFFRDLTNFDIELFQRFIKVFEAAVCNAPKDRFLLQKWLGNSRGLEVLLQEANRITGQFYTTDRKPANFPFPLIEQLLKEAGADIDKYLHGIFEFDEKRPWDSQVRKQLRLGMQGLGPVLAERRSLVVPYLLEGHVISRVSALETLIDANVPLAVFVEELATCATESSKQVRDAAWPVLRKVSDEARPHVERLAREGDRNQREHAIRLLGRFYGEQTLPLLRELLETEKSAPVREVLQAALGEVKTATAEPLVLEVPPLPPLDLHAPVTPALRQAIEAIAGGHEKQRAIHNEKFNNPAANPHLHPNHRLESLPKDWVDAVCAILAGKREPAAQSHGYLQEAGLYGGYLKGDITAAHQRLLENPDLQLIQLVRWLVVIHAIPLSGRKAVESQAIDSIEKYRATHSPPITLAELGAAVEAVGADSGSLLQLSLYEYWQAFDWEAEAVWPYLYANLAALERSFIPVQTTDYQTRYESEWQRAGAFRLLRKFPVVPPAIVGKVWELAISTNKHERQQAQPIAARLPDLQERLATALSSGSFQTRQNAAEWIGRLGDKVAIKPLVVAAKNEKQDATFDTMLTALERLGESISPFLDREKLQADAQKNLAKGLPTALVFFPFDTLPGVRWQDSGKPVPTETLIWLIVQSFKLKTAEPGALLKRYCELFRKNDREEFGNFVLQAWLGQDLKRGLTDDEARAKAKKNAPQQWQYYQHSIQWYQNNKQPIPAGFPQSQSALEDQLFAQYQREVGSAVAEKGMLAVAGACCGDAAVGPVQRYLKEWYGYRAAQCKALIAMLSGVDRPLAIQYILSISNRFRTKGIREEAEKYIQLLAERKGWSLDELADRTMPTCGLDDEGKLELDFGPRKFLLRVNADLELTVYDAEGKALKKLPDPRKDDDAELAKAAKKTYSVAKTEVKKLFGLTQTRLYEAMCTERTWPLADWELYLHQHPLVRFLVQRLVWAVLVDGEVVQTFRPLDDGSFTDFEDNPVTPPAGSSIRVAHACNVSPETTQAWAQHLSDYDVTPLFAQFARAPYELPAAKQKTTSADDFQGHLVEAFKLRGLATKFGYTRGQAEDGGWFYSYSKAFPGLGIEVLLSFSGNGLPEENRTVALTTMSFARKSPGRDSGYNRAGNLQLKDVPSVLLAECLGDMKTIAAAGSGFDAEWEKRL
- a CDS encoding NAD(P)/FAD-dependent oxidoreductase, whose amino-acid sequence is MTTSSSPAENPAVETTDVVVIGGGPAGATVSTIIAQHGHKVQLFERERFPRFHIGESLIPETYWVLKRLNMLDKMKGSHFVKKFSVQFVTDKGRLSEPFYFHDNKPHECSQTWQVLRSEFDLMMLRNAAEHGVQVHEGVRVLDVLFEGTRAVGVKVEDENGQQREVRAKVVVDASGQSSLLLGKLGLRVWDNDLKKAAVWSYWENAYRDTGRDEGATHVMQTEGKKGWFWYIPLHNNIVSIGVVAEHSYLFQNRASKDLQDIYNEEVARCPGLQPRLTNAKQVAPMRAAKEYTYRSTQVAGDGWALVGDAFGFLDPLYSSGVLLALRSGSVCGDAVAEGLSKGDTSAAQLGKWGPDFITGMNRMKRLVCEYYDGFSFGRFVKKHPNLKGHLTDLLIGDLFDDKVDDVIEPMNEIRAEMAAAAAAKATAAAQ
- a CDS encoding DUF1570 domain-containing protein, with translation MLSLLPIRCAVSLASSCGALLLLLILAASGAAQESRWPAEKTIGIFRCHADFQFGRDELLLNQLGDLSRDLTEILGLPASRESVHLFLFHDREAYQNYLKTYFPRIPYRRALFIKSKGPGMVFAAKGDDFEIDVRHEATHALLHTVVNGLPLWLDEGLAEYFEVHKNDRSSNNPHLADLRRLLQTAEPPALPTLEAITDFEQLGRDEYRDSFAWVHFMLHGPREAHEELVNYISELRANQQPEPLSRRLRRRLPDLDRRFADHLLGR
- a CDS encoding Do family serine endopeptidase, coding for MQTSANNTFSRWAMGSVLTIATLTSAGYFLESTHLLSPNHVTAAPAAPVVATPKAREDLSHANSLSEAFRNSSNRVLPAVVAIQNIQQPKLVQREMPRNMPRGGGMRQMPPGMGELDPLLKRFFEGMPEGEFDGRGGEGAPGRQMPGRESSGSGVIIDPAGVILTNNHVVAGGGKLRVKLHDGREFDAVDVKTDTGTDLAVIKIKANGSLPYAALGDSDQMQIGDWVLALGQPFGLQDTVTAGIISAKGRDIGITRHNEFLQTDAAINPGNSGGPLVNLQGEVVGINTAISSSSGGFQGIGFAVPVNVAKWVSSQLLKDGSVHRAYLGVGIQAVDQTLADQLGLSTSQGALITDVQKDSPAAQAGVQAQDVIVEFAGKPVNSPRSLQAVVGRADLGSKQPMVVLRDGKRVTLQVNIKEQPKGYGEVAKFNEEEGSGPRKPESSSFENLGLDVAPLTADLAKQLSVKADAGVVVTDVENGSAAANAGLQQGDVIAQVGRTPVKSVDEFRAAVKKADLDKGLMLLVKSSEGSRFVVLKN